The window AGCCAATGCCGTACAACTTCGTATATCTTGCAGCTGGAACATCATGCTAGTCGGGCTCTCCAAATAAAGCAGTTTGGTATTCGGCCGAACTGCACATTTCCAGTTGTCCAGTGAGCTGCCATCGACAAAGGTCGTTTCGACCCCAAACTTTCGCAGGTAGACGCCTAGAAATTCTCGTGTCGGTCCGTACGCCTGATGTGTGCAAATGACGTGGTCATCCTGCTTGACTATGGACATAATTGCTGCCGAAATCGCCGCCATTCCGGATGCAAAGCACTTGGCTCTTTCCCCTTGCTCCAATTGAGCGAGTTTGTCCTCTAGGTACCTCACCGTAGGATTATTGCCTCTGGAATACACGAAGTTTTCTTGCTCATCGAGTCTTGCCAAGTTGAATTGCTCGTACGTATCAAACGAAAATAAACTCGTCTGATAAATGGGTACACTGATGGCGCCATGATGACGATCATCGTGTGCATCATGCGCCACGATGGAATAAAGCTTCTCCTTTGCGTTCACTACCCTTTCACCGCCCCTTGGGTTAATCCTTCTACAATAAATCGCTGTGCTAGGGCAAACAAAAGTATCGTTGGGAGGATGGACAGCACAGTTCCGGCGGACATAGAACCCCAATCCACATTAAATTTGAGGATAAAAGAATTCATCGCTACCGGCAGTGTTTTTAACGATTCGTTATCGATAAACATAACGGCCAAGAAAAGCTCATTCCAGTTCTGGACGAAAGCAAAGATGAACATCGAGGAAATGCCCGGCATCATGATCGGGATAATGACTCGAATGAGGGCAGACAGCTGGGAACAGCCGTCGATCATCGCTGCTTCCTCCAAGTTGGCAGGAATTCGCTGGAAAAAGCCTCGCAGCATAATCGTTGAGAACGGGATCAAGATGACCGTATACATGAGGATCAATGAAATTCGCTGATTAAGCAGATGCAAGTTTGACATCATCATGTAAAGCGGAGCCAGAGCAATGAAGCCTGGGAGCATCTGCGTTACGAAGAAGGCAAGCATAATTTGCTTGTGGCCTCGAAACCGAAATCGTGCGAGCACATAAGCGCTGCATATGGCGATCACGATTACGATCAGAGCAGAAGAAATCGACACGAAAAGGCTGTTGGCCATATATACGTTAAACTTAGATACTTTGAAAATGTTCACGTAATTTTGCAGTGTGAACTGCTCGGGCCAGTAATGGACGGGATAACTGAATATTTCCTTTTGCGGCTTTAACGAGGTGATGACGATCCAGTATAACGGAAACACCATAATAACTAAGTACACGGAAAGAAAAGCAACTTTGATGAACCGATACCCGTAATTTCGTTTCATTTAGAAGTCACCTACTTTCTCCGACTTAGTTACCATCAAATAAAACAAAGTGTACAAAAACAACATGACGATCATAATGACCCCGACTGCCGATGCAGCCCCATAGTCTCCGTCATAAATAATTTTATTGAGCATCAAAGAGGACAAGATGTGGGTTGCCCCTCCCGGTCCGCCATTCGTCATGCCGTAAATGAGCGTAGGATCATTGAAGATCCAAATAACCCGCAGCAGCGTTGTGGCGATGATGGTCGGCATAATGTACGGAATCGTCACATAAAGCAGCTTTCGATAACCGTTCGCTCCATCGATACTCGCTGCTTCGTACAGCTCCGAAGGTATGGATTGCAGAGCAGCCAGCAGCATGATGGTAAAAAAGGCTATCCCGTACCACACGTTGGCGACAATAACGGAAGACATGGCCCAGTTCGGATCCGACAAGAACCCGATCCGATCTTCAATAATACCAAGACGCAACAAGAGATCATTGATGACACCAATTTGAGAGTTAAACAGCCATTTCCAAATAAGGCCAATCAGAAATCCCGATAAAGCCCATGGATAAAAAATAAAGGCTTGGTACACCCCTCGTCCCCAAAATTTCTTATTCAGAAACAGCGCCAGGATAAACCCTAATAGAAATTGCAAAATTAAGGAGAAAAACACCCAGTAGGCACTGTTTTTCATTGCTGCAAGAAATTGCTGATCTCGAAACGCTTCGACGAAGTTTTGTATGCCGACAAAATGCACCTGCTTCAGATTGAACAACTTGTAATTTTGAAAAGCCATCACCACACCCTTGAAGAAGGGATAGTATGTAAAAATCATTACAAGCAGCAGTGCGGGCAGCAAGCTGGAAAGAATGAATTTTTGCCGAGAACTCACGTGTTCACCCCCCGGTAAGAAAAAGCGGCAGGCAATGACCGCCGCCGCTTCCAACTACTTCCTTTATTTTTTCATTCCCGCTTTCTGATCTAACCAAAATTTATCCCATTCCTTCAGAGTATCGTCCGTCGACTTCTTGTCGAGCAAATACGATTGCTGCCCCTTCATGCTCAGCTCACCCCAGCTCCCGTTACCAGGATATTTGAACGGCGGTGTAAAGTTGACGAAAATATCTGCTTTTGAAGTCATGTCGAGCAGTGTCTTGTAAGGGCCCGTTTGGAAGAACGTATCGGCTGTCGCCGATGTATGAATCGGTATTGTGCCAATTTGCTTAGAAAACTCCGTATTTTCTTTCGGGCTCGAGAGATAAGATATCAATTTCCAAGCTTCGTTCTTACTTTTGGAATTCGCTGTAACGCCCCATCCAGCAGCTCCTGTACTAACTAGTGATTTACCGTTAGGTCCGAGGGGCATCGCTGCCGTTTCTAATGTTTTGGGGTCCATTTTATCCTGTAGCACCTTAATTACGTCTGGATCCTGGAGTAAAATGCCGGTTACCCCAGATGTAAAAGCTTGAACCTGATCTTGGAATCCCCAGTTGATCGAATCCGGCGGCGACGCCTCTTTATAAAGCTTCTTGTACAGCTCTAATGCCTGCTTAGCTTCAGGTGTGCTGTACACCGTCTTGCCGTCCTTCGTAAACGGCGCATCATCGATATTCATCACTTTGTCGTTATAATCGTAAATCATATGGTCGAAGTTGCCGTTAGCTCCCGGACCTCCGCGGAATGAGAAACCGTATCGATTTTGCTTCGGATCTGTCAGCTTCTTGGCAGAATCGACCAGCTCTTCCCATGTCTTCGGTGCAGCAAGACCCTTGGCGTCGAACCAATCTTTCCGGTAAAACATTTGTCTTTGATAAAGAGCGTTCGCGATAAAGTAAAGTTTGCCGTTATTCGAGCCTACAACTTTGGATGTACCAGAGAGCGTTTTACTATCCGCCCAACTCGATGCGTAGGTATCCAATGGTTCCAAATAACCATTATTGACGTACTCAGCAATGTTCAGATCCCGTACCTCGAGAATGTCGAGTTCTTGCTTGGCGGCAAGCATGGTTCTGATTTTATTGTCCGCTTGATCGAATGGCGGTGATATGAGCTCCACTTTGATGTTTGGATTGTCCTTTTGAAACCGAGCAATGGCATCTTGAAGCAATTTAGTGCGTTCCGGACTCGTTAAACTTTCAATCATTTGAAGCGTTATTTGTTTGGCTGGTGGCTCAGTACTCTTCACGTTCTCATTGGGCGCTGCCGTATTTCCGCTTGGAGTTGCCGTAATCTCGGAGCTTCCACTCCCACTACATCCTGCTAAGGTACCCAATAACATAACGCCGGCAAACAAAGTTGTCCATCCTTTGACCACAGCTGCCCCCATATCTTACGCCCCCCTCAATTTAGTCATATTCAACTATATTGTCTTAATTAAATAGATATGTCTTATTGCTGCTCTGTTTATTAAATGAAAAAAACGCTAATGACACGTCAATGTCATCAGCGTTTTATTTTCTTTTATATCCCTTCATTAACAACATGGTTTTGTTTATGCTCAACAACTAAAGCTGCTCGCATGAGCTCTCTCATGACATCGGATTGCAGTTGTGGATTTAAATAGAGGGTTTTGATATACAGCTGGCCTTTTTCACTCGACGTATATTTGGGAGGTATACGATTTAAAACTAAAGCAAGAATATCCTCTTTGCAATGCTGACAACCGCATTTGACATCATAGCTTTTCTGAAACTCTTCATACAAATTACTAACGATTGCTTCTACTGCATTAACTACTCCCATACTTCTTCAAACTCCTCTATACCAGCATTTATCTCTCTACTATTCAATCATGAATATGTTTAGTAAGTGTTAGGCTATAGCTTATTCAATTTTCCAATCATACTGATAGACGAAATGAGTGATTATTGATCATTGTTTACTTTTTGGTTACTTAGAAGACATGCCATAATACGGCTCTCTCTGTTTATTCTTATCCTCAAGAACTTGATCCCATTAAACAGAAAAAAACCGCGGTTTCAGCGGCTGCCCCTTTTGTGCGCAGATTCAAAGCTTATTACTTTTTTGATGTTATACGGTTTCCGTGCTGTTTATGAATGCTTTCAAACGCTCTAACTGAAGAAGATGATGCCGATAATGCATCTCAATGAGTGCAAACCATTCTTTCGCGTTTAGCGCGCCTAATCTTGGATGCAAAGAGGTACATTTCGTAGATATGTCCTCAAGCAAAGGCTCGATTTCTTTCATTCGTTGGAGCACCGTATGCATCCCATCGATGATCTGCTGCTTACTAACTGGCTGCTCGGGCGTATATTGAGGAGAAGCTGGAACCCTAATACGTTCAGGTGGAAAACCGCCTAGCTTAAAGACTGCTTCTCCCGCTTCCGTTTTTTCTCCTACAGCATCGACTGCATCTGAGCTCTGACTTCGGCATTTCTCAATATTGCCAATCTGCATGAAGAGTGCTGTTTTGATAAGATGAAGGTACAGCTGTCCAAGCGACCATTCATTCTCATTTGACTGAATTTTCAGTTGCTCTATGCTCAGAGGATGTAATTCATCTAGGTATTGGTGCGTGAGTTCCTCAATTCGTTTCAAAGTTTCGGCTGTTTGTATCATATTATTAGCTCCTCTCGAATCTTGTACCTTAAGTATACAAAACACTACTGACAGCTGTATGTCAGTAGTGTTTTTGCGTTTTATGACTTTCGTATCATATAAATTCCTTGAGGAATGACTAGCCAGAAGCCCGATATCGGCATTATTATAGCCCCTACAACAGAGAGTATGAGGATATGCCAGCCCACAAAGCGAGGAATTGCAAGACCTTTCTCTTTGGTCATCCAGCGCATCATTCGTCCAATAATCCACAACAAAATACCAAAAAATAAAAACCAGAAAGCTGCCGACCTGTCGAAGGATTGATCAACGGAATTCCATATCCCCGATTTCACCATCTCGCTGAGCGGTTTCCAAAATAGGATCAAACCGACGACATTATGAATATAAGAAGTCCACTCCATCATCCATCCGCTGTGCTTCTGAATGGCCATGCCGCACCTCCTTAGAGTTCCGTTGTATTAAAAAATCTACCTTAAACAGAGCTTTAATCCTCAACAGGAATCTGTTTCAAATTGTTTCTGTCGTTCACTGGTTTCTCAGAATCATTCTCTTCCAACCGGACAATAGCCGCATCAAGTAGAGACTTGACTCCTAATAATGTTTCTTTTTCTGCTTGACGAAAATGAGCTCTTGCTACCTCTGGAACGAGTCTTGCCACAGCGATGTTTTTAATATCCTCGAAGAGGAGCGCAATATTTTCTAAATCCTGCATGTTTGTGCGGATGCTCATGAACCATCTCTTCCTTCCTATTTACGATTCTTCGTTCGGACCGAAATGTATGGTTAGTATGCCGTCTGCAAGACGTGCAGCCTCCACCTGTCGGCCCAGCAAGACCCTCGGCAGTGCAACAATCCGTCTGTAGCTGCCCACCTGCAGTGTCAATTCATCGCCTTTTTGATTTAATTGGAGCTGCTTCTTTTCGGTAAAAGGTAGTGAGATGCGGAGTTCATATCCTCCTTCTGTTTTCTTCACTTCCTCTATGATGCCTTTGTGTAGAATCGCTCCGCATTCCCGTTCGTGGAAAGCTGCTGCTGCAACGCGCTCAAGCATCTCTTTCCCAACAACCTCAAGAGGCATTAGAGGTACTTTCAAGATCGGCAGAGGACTAAAGCATTGGACAATTTCTTCTTCGTACTTGTTCTGAATTTGTTTCCACTGTGCAAAATAACCTTCGGATGCTTCTTCGGAAAGCACTTTATTAACAATGACGGCATCGGTGTGAAACCCGTATAAATTGAGGTTAGTGAAAGCTCTCCGCGCTTCGGAAATAACCATTTTCTCCGGATTAACAACAAGGCGTATGCTAGTAATTTCGGGATCGGCGATCACCTGCTGCAGCTTTTCCAATTGATCGACTACTTGGCTGAAGCTGTCCATAACATCGTCGTTGGGCAGTTCCAAGCCCTTGGTCACTTTCAGGATCGGGCGTGCCAGCTTGAGAATTTTACGCTCGTAAGGAAATATATTCCGCACCCACCATCGAAGTAGCTGAGGATAGCTCAGCAATCGAAGTGTTTCTCCGGTCGGTGCGCAATCCACAATGATTGCATCATACAGTCCACTTTCGGCATGCTCTTTAATTCTCAAGAGGCTAAATAATTCTTCAAACCCTGGAAACACCATTAGCTCTTCAGATCCGATATCATCCAAGTTGGCCCACTGCATAAAGTTCGAGAACCAATTGCGAACACTCCCCCAATACCGCTGTGTTTCCTTTAAGCTATCGATTTCTTGCGCCCATAAACGCTCATGAATTAATAGGGGTTCATGCTGCAGCGGAATACCAAGCGAATCCGATAAGCTATGGGCAGCATCCGTACTTATAACAATCGTTCGCTTTCCTTCGGCAGCCATTCGGTAAGCCGTTGCTGCGGCGATACTGGTTTTTCCCACTCCGCCTTTACCTGTGTAAATAATAATGCGCAAGCTTAGCACCTCCAATAGTACGATTTCGTAGTAATAGCATAAAAAAATTAATCGATTTCAATCGTTCTCGTCTGCGTCGATTTCGAAGGTCCGGCAGGATCTGCATTTTGCTGCAAAGCTTTGGCCACTTTCAACGAGAGATGAATGAATTGCTGAAGCTCCTCGGCAGTTAGAGCACGTTCAATACGCCCAAACATGACATTCATCGTACCTAGCGCCTCTTCAGCTATCAGTTCTCCGTCTTCCGTCAATCGATTAACAATGATTCGCTGGTCTTGCTGCGATTTCTCTCTATAGATATAGCCTTTTCGCACAAGCCGCTTGGCAATACTGGTCGCCGTACTAAGAGGCGCACCCAAGTGTTCAGCCATTTGGGACATCGTCAGCTGCCCATGAAATTTCAGCAACAGCAATGTGGAAAAATCAGAATTCGTGAGCTGCAATTCCAGGTAGGTAGTATCAGGAAACATACTGAGTGGTCGAAGACCATTTTTGAAAATAAGCTCAAACAGCTGCTGCATGAACATTCCTTTCTTCTTTCCATAAACTACGATATCGTAATTAATTCCTACTCTTAAATTACTACGTAATCGTAGCAATGTCAACTGTGTAATTCATCATTTAATCGGAATTGAATTCAGGAAAATAAGGATAAATACGCTTGGAATCATCTCATTACTCTTCCAACAAAGTTTTTTCTTATGTTTGACATACTCGGCATAATACATACTAAAAAAAACCACTTAATTCCTGTTAAAGAAATTAAGCGGTTCCTGATTTTATTTATATCTTCTCTTATCTGTTTTCCTAGCTTTCCTAAGAAAGTTAATTAACAGTTATTATAACTGCACGATTCCAAAAATCAATGCATTATTCAATCACAGCTATTGCATCAATCTGAACCATAAAACCCATATTTGCTGGCCCTATTGTTCGAGCTGGATATGGTTTTGAGAAGTACTCTTTGTAAATCAAATTAAATTCATCGAAGCCTGCTCCTTCTCCAAGGAAGACAGTTACTTTTACCACATCTTTCAATGCAGCACCTGATTCTTCTAAAATTGCTTTAAGGTTTTCTAATGCCCTTCTCGCTTGTTCTTCTAAAGTATTTCCTACTAATCTACCTGTTTCGGGATCAAAAGGTCCTTGTCCAGCAACGTAAACCGTATTACCTACTTTAATTGCTTGAGAATATGGCATTCCCTCTGGGTTTTGTGCTTTCGATGTAAAAATAACTTCTTTCATGGTATACCTCCAGTTTCGTATTTCAGAACAAGGATCTTATGTGATTCGCCGCGGAGCACAAGTGTTATAGGATTTAGGATGCAGCTGCCATCTTCTTATTTAACTCATCAGTTATGGTTTGATAGCTTTCCATATATATTTGTATTCTCTAACACCTATATTGCCATTAATTATATGTTCTTTGACCTTTTGTTGAAGCTCGTTGCTCATTGTTGGAGTTGTATAATCCGGGTTACCTGGTGTGTCTGTTAAAAACTTAGCGAATTCCCTCTCGTTGGGAAAATAATAGATGGCGTCCTGAAATTCTTCAATCTCAATATTTATAAATCCATTAGCGAGTAATCGCTCTTTTACTTTCTCTAGCGCACCGGAATGGATACCGAATATGGTGCCTTTGCTTGTTAAGATTCTGCTATGATTTAGTATTGAAGTTGGGCCTCTTCTATTGTAAATCAGATTAAATTGATCATTATTAAAAGGCAGTTCCCCCTTGGTTGAACAATAAACAAATTTAACGTTATCGTAATTAGCCTCCTCTAAACTAGATTTAGCAATGTTTATCATTTCTAATGAGTTGTCAAAGCCAGTAATATCAGTTCCCATTCTCCCCATCTTCTTAGTAAATTCCCCGTGACCGCATCCTGCATCTAAGACGGACATAAACTCTGGCAACATGCTAGTTAATCTCTGTTCAAAAATCTCTTCGGCTGAAACTCCTACAACTGTATATATGGCAGTGCTTTTATACCCACCATTTTTCCTGGCGATCATGTCATACCACTCAATTCCCATGCATGTACCTCCATCCTCAAGACCGAATAATTACTTTATCTTTCAGCCACCTTTAGACAAATTCAATAAATCCCAAAAAATCCCTGCATTTCTCATAACTTGTGCTCATGCCGCTTTCTATCGCTACAAAATAGCAGCTCATGCCGGCTTATCTAATATTTATCATATAATAAAGGCGTTTGGTCCGAATCAAAGTAACTATTGATTCTCATAATACTTGACTAATTCAATAACCATAGCCCCCATCCGTTCGTTTTCAGGAACGATGACGTGGTCCAATCCTTCTTCTCTCAATGCCTCTTCCGTTACTTTGCCGACCGCTACTGCATTCACTCGAGTCTTGAACGATTCTCGAACGATCTCATCGATGCCTTGACGTTTCGCATATGCAAACAGATATCGCACCTGCACCGCGGTAGTAAAACAAACAGCGTCTATCGAATTCGTTGAGAGCTCATGACACAATGTATCCAAAGTGGATGATTCCGGTTCTACATGCCGATAAGGCAGCAGTTGAATAACATTCGCCCCCCGATTCTCTAAGAATTGGATCAAATTGGGCTGAGGTTCACCATGTAACTGGACAACTACTGTTTTGCCCGCGAAATCGCAAAGGTCCATACTTCGAATTAAACCTAGTGTCGTTCCATCTTCATCGACAATTTCAGGTTTTATATCCAATTTCTTAAGATGTGCATACGTCTTATATCCACGTGCTGCTACCTTCGCTTCTTTCATTTTTTGAATCAAAGTTGAATGAATTCCTAACCGTTCTGCAGCACCCAGCAGTCTATCTGTTCCAGTGCCTGTCGTAAGAACAAACCAATCCATCTTATTATTCACGCAAAATAATAATTCTTGTTCAATTGCCGACTCATCAAAATGTAAAAGGCCTTGCAAAGGACGAATGACAGGTATACCTCCCTGCTTCTCAATTAATAGACTCATTTCCTCTGTTTTTCTAGAACCCGCAATGACGATTTTCTTGTTGTTCAGCTTTTTCATTTTCTATAAATCCCCCTCTGAATGCCGTCCCTTTAATAGTACTTGTTTTCAAGTAATTTTAAAATGACCACGCTTCGCATTGTGCAGCGAAGGCGTGGTCATTTTTACCCGATCGAATAACGAATATACGCTAGCAAGGCTAACAATCCTGCAGCAATTGAAATCACATAGAAAGATGTAAGCCGAACCCATTTTACCTCTGTTTTTTGGAAATAGGATTGATCGCCTTCACGATTCTTACGAGAAAAACCAATCATAAAGGTAACGACTAGACCAAATAATAATATGATTGAAAATATCCCATAATAGAAATACATATTCATATAATAACCACCTTTTCTTTGTAAAATTGGGCCTTCGGTGAAATTATATAGGAACTTGATCCG is drawn from Paenibacillus sp. V4I7 and contains these coding sequences:
- a CDS encoding carbohydrate ABC transporter permease, giving the protein MKRNYGYRFIKVAFLSVYLVIMVFPLYWIVITSLKPQKEIFSYPVHYWPEQFTLQNYVNIFKVSKFNVYMANSLFVSISSALIVIVIAICSAYVLARFRFRGHKQIMLAFFVTQMLPGFIALAPLYMMMSNLHLLNQRISLILMYTVILIPFSTIMLRGFFQRIPANLEEAAMIDGCSQLSALIRVIIPIMMPGISSMFIFAFVQNWNELFLAVMFIDNESLKTLPVAMNSFILKFNVDWGSMSAGTVLSILPTILLFALAQRFIVEGLTQGAVKG
- a CDS encoding carbohydrate ABC transporter permease gives rise to the protein MSSRQKFILSSLLPALLLVMIFTYYPFFKGVVMAFQNYKLFNLKQVHFVGIQNFVEAFRDQQFLAAMKNSAYWVFFSLILQFLLGFILALFLNKKFWGRGVYQAFIFYPWALSGFLIGLIWKWLFNSQIGVINDLLLRLGIIEDRIGFLSDPNWAMSSVIVANVWYGIAFFTIMLLAALQSIPSELYEAASIDGANGYRKLLYVTIPYIMPTIIATTLLRVIWIFNDPTLIYGMTNGGPGGATHILSSLMLNKIIYDGDYGAASAVGVIMIVMLFLYTLFYLMVTKSEKVGDF
- a CDS encoding sugar ABC transporter substrate-binding protein: MGAAVVKGWTTLFAGVMLLGTLAGCSGSGSSEITATPSGNTAAPNENVKSTEPPAKQITLQMIESLTSPERTKLLQDAIARFQKDNPNIKVELISPPFDQADNKIRTMLAAKQELDILEVRDLNIAEYVNNGYLEPLDTYASSWADSKTLSGTSKVVGSNNGKLYFIANALYQRQMFYRKDWFDAKGLAAPKTWEELVDSAKKLTDPKQNRYGFSFRGGPGANGNFDHMIYDYNDKVMNIDDAPFTKDGKTVYSTPEAKQALELYKKLYKEASPPDSINWGFQDQVQAFTSGVTGILLQDPDVIKVLQDKMDPKTLETAAMPLGPNGKSLVSTGAAGWGVTANSKSKNEAWKLISYLSSPKENTEFSKQIGTIPIHTSATADTFFQTGPYKTLLDMTSKADIFVNFTPPFKYPGNGSWGELSMKGQQSYLLDKKSTDDTLKEWDKFWLDQKAGMKK
- a CDS encoding late competence development ComFB family protein, whose protein sequence is MGVVNAVEAIVSNLYEEFQKSYDVKCGCQHCKEDILALVLNRIPPKYTSSEKGQLYIKTLYLNPQLQSDVMRELMRAALVVEHKQNHVVNEGI
- a CDS encoding DinB family protein produces the protein MQTAETLKRIEELTHQYLDELHPLSIEQLKIQSNENEWSLGQLYLHLIKTALFMQIGNIEKCRSQSSDAVDAVGEKTEAGEAVFKLGGFPPERIRVPASPQYTPEQPVSKQQIIDGMHTVLQRMKEIEPLLEDISTKCTSLHPRLGALNAKEWFALIEMHYRHHLLQLERLKAFINSTETV
- a CDS encoding DUF6463 family protein — encoded protein: MAIQKHSGWMMEWTSYIHNVVGLILFWKPLSEMVKSGIWNSVDQSFDRSAAFWFLFFGILLWIIGRMMRWMTKEKGLAIPRFVGWHILILSVVGAIIMPISGFWLVIPQGIYMIRKS
- a CDS encoding ArsA family ATPase — translated: MRIIIYTGKGGVGKTSIAAATAYRMAAEGKRTIVISTDAAHSLSDSLGIPLQHEPLLIHERLWAQEIDSLKETQRYWGSVRNWFSNFMQWANLDDIGSEELMVFPGFEELFSLLRIKEHAESGLYDAIIVDCAPTGETLRLLSYPQLLRWWVRNIFPYERKILKLARPILKVTKGLELPNDDVMDSFSQVVDQLEKLQQVIADPEITSIRLVVNPEKMVISEARRAFTNLNLYGFHTDAVIVNKVLSEEASEGYFAQWKQIQNKYEEEIVQCFSPLPILKVPLMPLEVVGKEMLERVAAAAFHERECGAILHKGIIEEVKKTEGGYELRISLPFTEKKQLQLNQKGDELTLQVGSYRRIVALPRVLLGRQVEAARLADGILTIHFGPNEES
- a CDS encoding MarR family winged helix-turn-helix transcriptional regulator, whose translation is MQQLFELIFKNGLRPLSMFPDTTYLELQLTNSDFSTLLLLKFHGQLTMSQMAEHLGAPLSTATSIAKRLVRKGYIYREKSQQDQRIIVNRLTEDGELIAEEALGTMNVMFGRIERALTAEELQQFIHLSLKVAKALQQNADPAGPSKSTQTRTIEID
- a CDS encoding Rid family detoxifying hydrolase produces the protein MKEVIFTSKAQNPEGMPYSQAIKVGNTVYVAGQGPFDPETGRLVGNTLEEQARRALENLKAILEESGAALKDVVKVTVFLGEGAGFDEFNLIYKEYFSKPYPARTIGPANMGFMVQIDAIAVIE
- a CDS encoding class I SAM-dependent methyltransferase; the encoded protein is MGIEWYDMIARKNGGYKSTAIYTVVGVSAEEIFEQRLTSMLPEFMSVLDAGCGHGEFTKKMGRMGTDITGFDNSLEMINIAKSSLEEANYDNVKFVYCSTKGELPFNNDQFNLIYNRRGPTSILNHSRILTSKGTIFGIHSGALEKVKERLLANGFINIEIEEFQDAIYYFPNEREFAKFLTDTPGNPDYTTPTMSNELQQKVKEHIINGNIGVREYKYIWKAIKP
- a CDS encoding uroporphyrinogen-III synthase — protein: MKKLNNKKIVIAGSRKTEEMSLLIEKQGGIPVIRPLQGLLHFDESAIEQELLFCVNNKMDWFVLTTGTGTDRLLGAAERLGIHSTLIQKMKEAKVAARGYKTYAHLKKLDIKPEIVDEDGTTLGLIRSMDLCDFAGKTVVVQLHGEPQPNLIQFLENRGANVIQLLPYRHVEPESSTLDTLCHELSTNSIDAVCFTTAVQVRYLFAYAKRQGIDEIVRESFKTRVNAVAVGKVTEEALREEGLDHVIVPENERMGAMVIELVKYYENQ